A genomic window from Armatimonadota bacterium includes:
- the gcvPA gene encoding aminomethyl-transferring glycine dehydrogenase subunit GcvPA, whose protein sequence is MKAEPQPVAATPRAQHKYIPATEAERAEMLRVVGVPSVEALFADIPAAVRLRAPLRLPPPLSDPEVMTALGALAAKNLHADAAACFLGAGAYDHYVPSVVWALAGRGEFLTAYTPYQAEMMQGELQAIYEYQSMLCELTAMDVANASMYDGASATAEAAVMARDLTRRDEVIVSTAVHPEYRQVLKTYTRPLGIQVVEVPHRHGRTDGETVVAHLSERTAAVIVQHPNFFGLLEDGRALVEIAHRRGALLICAVAEPLSLGLLTPPGIWGADIVAGEGQPLGNHLNFGGPYLGMMATRREYVRRIPGRLVGATVDVEGRRGFVLTLQTREQHIRREKATSNICTNEALLALAAGIYMAALGPQGLRKVAELNLYKAAYAREAIGALPGFRLAFDGPIFNEFVVRTPVPPEEVNQRLRREGILGGLPLGRYYPELADGWLVCVTEQRTRAQIDRLVAVLEGIR, encoded by the coding sequence ATGAAAGCCGAACCGCAGCCTGTGGCGGCGACGCCCCGCGCGCAGCACAAGTACATTCCCGCCACGGAGGCCGAGCGGGCGGAGATGCTGCGGGTCGTGGGCGTGCCCTCGGTGGAGGCGCTCTTTGCCGATATCCCCGCGGCGGTGCGGCTCCGGGCGCCGCTGCGGCTTCCCCCGCCCCTCAGCGACCCTGAGGTCATGACCGCCCTCGGCGCCCTCGCCGCGAAGAACCTCCACGCCGACGCCGCGGCCTGTTTCCTGGGCGCGGGCGCCTACGACCACTACGTGCCCAGCGTGGTCTGGGCCCTGGCCGGCCGCGGCGAGTTCCTCACGGCCTATACGCCCTATCAGGCCGAGATGATGCAGGGCGAGCTGCAGGCCATCTACGAGTATCAGAGCATGCTGTGCGAGCTGACGGCGATGGACGTGGCCAACGCGTCCATGTATGACGGCGCCTCGGCCACCGCCGAAGCGGCGGTGATGGCCAGAGACCTGACCAGGCGGGACGAGGTCATCGTCTCGACCGCCGTCCATCCGGAGTACCGCCAGGTTCTGAAGACCTACACCCGGCCCCTGGGGATCCAGGTCGTCGAGGTCCCCCACCGTCACGGCCGCACCGACGGCGAGACCGTCGTCGCGCACCTGTCGGAACGCACGGCCGCGGTCATCGTCCAGCACCCCAACTTCTTCGGTCTGCTCGAAGACGGCCGGGCGCTGGTCGAGATCGCCCACCGCCGCGGGGCGCTTCTGATCTGTGCCGTGGCCGAGCCGCTTTCCCTGGGGTTGCTCACCCCGCCGGGGATCTGGGGCGCGGATATCGTGGCCGGTGAAGGGCAGCCCCTGGGCAACCACCTGAACTTCGGCGGTCCCTATCTGGGGATGATGGCCACGCGTCGCGAGTACGTGCGGCGCATTCCCGGCCGCCTGGTCGGGGCCACGGTCGATGTGGAGGGGCGGCGTGGGTTCGTGCTCACGCTGCAGACCCGGGAGCAGCACATCCGGCGGGAGAAGGCCACCAGCAACATCTGCACCAACGAGGCGCTGCTGGCCCTGGCCGCGGGAATCTACATGGCCGCGCTCGGGCCGCAGGGCCTGCGGAAGGTGGCGGAACTCAACCTCTACAAGGCGGCCTACGCCCGAGAGGCGATCGGCGCGCTGCCGGGCTTTCGGCTCGCCTTCGACGGGCCCATCTTCAACGAGTTCGTAGTCCGCACGCCCGTCCCGCCCGAGGAGGTCAACCAGCGGCTGCGCCGGGAAGGCATCCTGGGCGGGCTGCCCCTGGGCCGGTACTATCCCGAGCTGGCGGACGGCTGGCTGGTCTGCGTCACCGAACAGCGGACGCGGGCGCAGATCGACCGGCTGGTGGCGGTGCTGGAGGGGATCCGATGA
- the gcvH gene encoding glycine cleavage system protein GcvH, producing the protein MYPKDLRYSSEHEWARVEGDRVRVGITKFAADRLSDVVFVELPEVGAVVTFMQPFGVIESVKAVSDLYAPVSGNVVEVNTALRDSPEVVNSDPYGAGWIIVVEPSDPKELDKLMTVEQYLKVIGEEA; encoded by the coding sequence ATGTATCCCAAGGACCTGCGGTACAGCAGTGAGCACGAGTGGGCCAGGGTCGAGGGCGACCGCGTGCGCGTCGGGATTACGAAGTTTGCCGCGGACAGACTCAGTGACGTCGTCTTCGTCGAACTCCCCGAGGTAGGCGCCGTGGTGACCTTCATGCAGCCCTTCGGGGTGATCGAGTCGGTCAAAGCGGTCTCGGACCTCTACGCCCCCGTCTCCGGGAACGTGGTTGAGGTTAACACCGCGCTGCGGGACAGCCCGGAGGTCGTGAACAGCGATCCCTACGGAGCAGGCTGGATCATCGTGGTGGAGCCCAGCGATCCGAAGGAGCTGGACAAGTTGATGACCGTGGAGCAGTATCTGAAAGTCATCGGGGAGGAGGCCTGA
- the gcvT gene encoding glycine cleavage system aminomethyltransferase GcvT produces MAAEGLKRTSLYPAHLRRGARLVEFGGWEMPVQYAGIVEEHRAVRTAAGLFDVSHMGEVEVEGPGALDTVQRLITNDAARLEVGAGLYSPMCLPTGGIVDDLTVFRMGERRFLFVVNAATTDKDLAWIHEHAVNAAVRNRSAEIALLALQGPRASAILARLTRPGSADLPFFHIVEGVDVAGVRCFISRSGYTGEDGFEIGCPWDEAPRLWETLLDAGREEGLVPVGLGARDTLRLEAALMLYGNDIDETTTPLEAPLGWTVKLDKGEFIGREALLRQKQEGVRRRLVGFEMRDRAIPRRGYTLLAGGRAIGRATSGTFGPWVQKGIGLGYVPPEFARPGVEIDVEVRGQPVRAVVVRLPFYKRSA; encoded by the coding sequence ATGGCCGCTGAGGGGCTGAAGCGGACCAGCCTGTATCCCGCGCACCTGCGGCGCGGGGCGCGCCTGGTCGAGTTCGGCGGGTGGGAGATGCCGGTTCAGTACGCCGGCATCGTCGAGGAGCACCGGGCGGTGCGCACAGCCGCCGGCCTGTTCGATGTGTCCCACATGGGCGAGGTCGAGGTGGAGGGGCCGGGAGCGCTGGACACGGTGCAGCGGCTCATCACCAACGACGCCGCCCGCCTGGAGGTCGGGGCGGGGCTGTACAGTCCCATGTGCCTGCCGACCGGAGGCATCGTGGACGACCTCACCGTCTTCCGGATGGGGGAGCGGCGCTTCCTCTTCGTGGTCAACGCCGCCACAACGGACAAGGATCTCGCCTGGATCCACGAGCACGCGGTCAACGCCGCGGTGCGGAACCGCTCGGCGGAGATCGCGCTCCTCGCCCTGCAGGGACCCCGGGCCTCCGCGATCCTGGCCCGTCTGACCCGGCCTGGGTCGGCCGATCTGCCCTTCTTCCACATCGTCGAAGGGGTGGACGTGGCGGGGGTGCGCTGCTTTATCTCACGGAGCGGCTATACGGGGGAGGACGGGTTCGAGATCGGCTGTCCCTGGGATGAGGCGCCGCGGCTGTGGGAGACCCTCCTGGACGCCGGGCGGGAGGAGGGGCTGGTTCCGGTCGGGCTGGGGGCGCGGGACACCCTGCGACTGGAGGCGGCGTTGATGCTCTACGGCAACGACATCGACGAAACCACCACGCCGCTGGAAGCGCCCCTGGGCTGGACGGTCAAACTGGACAAGGGCGAGTTCATTGGACGGGAAGCCCTGCTCCGCCAGAAGCAGGAGGGTGTGCGCCGCAGGCTCGTGGGGTTCGAGATGCGGGACCGGGCCATCCCCCGCCGTGGCTACACCCTGCTGGCCGGAGGTCGCGCCATCGGCCGGGCGACCAGCGGCACCTTCGGTCCCTGGGTGCAAAAGGGCATCGGCCTGGGCTATGTCCCGCCCGAGTTCGCCCGGCCCGGAGTTGAGATCGACGTGGAGGTTCGGGGGCAGCCGGTGCGGGCCGTCGTGGTCAGACTTCCCTTCTACAAAAGGAGCGCGTGA
- a CDS encoding phosphoribosyltransferase, whose amino-acid sequence MTFRDRREAGRALAAALDGYRSRRPFVLAIPRGGIVVGYEVAKALEAPLDVVVPRKLRAPHNPELAIGAVAQDGSVYYDSPLVGTLQVPEDYLKDEVAFQMEEIRRRLAAYRGDRPPPALDGRVAIVVDDGIATGSTMIAALRAVRRMRPEATVAAVPVAPPEGCESLRAEADEVVCLYTPVMFYAVGQFYEDFAQTSDEEAIALLRARERELYGR is encoded by the coding sequence ATGACGTTCCGCGACCGCCGGGAGGCTGGTCGTGCGCTGGCCGCAGCCCTGGACGGCTACCGTTCCCGCCGGCCTTTCGTCCTGGCCATCCCGCGCGGCGGGATCGTTGTCGGCTATGAGGTGGCCAAAGCGTTAGAGGCGCCGCTGGACGTCGTCGTCCCGCGCAAGCTCCGCGCCCCCCACAATCCGGAACTGGCGATCGGTGCCGTGGCGCAGGACGGCAGCGTGTACTACGACTCGCCGCTGGTCGGGACGCTGCAGGTGCCGGAGGACTACCTGAAGGACGAGGTCGCCTTCCAGATGGAGGAGATCCGGCGGCGGCTGGCCGCCTATCGCGGAGACCGTCCGCCGCCGGCCCTGGACGGACGTGTGGCGATCGTGGTGGACGACGGCATCGCCACCGGCTCGACGATGATCGCCGCGCTCCGGGCGGTGCGGCGGATGCGGCCGGAGGCGACCGTGGCCGCCGTGCCCGTGGCCCCGCCGGAGGGCTGTGAGAGCCTGCGGGCCGAGGCGGACGAGGTCGTCTGTCTCTACACGCCGGTCATGTTCTACGCCGTCGGGCAGTTCTACGAGGACTTCGCCCAGACATCCGACGAGGAGGCGATCGCCCTGCTGCGGGCCAGGGAGCGCGAACTCTATGGCCGCTGA
- a CDS encoding pyridoxal-dependent decarboxylase, translating into MAGEGLFGDMPAEEFEEYGRRVVAWAADYLAHPERYPVLARTRPGAIKAALPAEPPRRGEPMDRILADFEQVLLPGITHWNHPAFFAYFAITGSAPGILGELLAAALNVNAMLWKTSPAATELEEVALNWLRQMVGLPEGFMGIIMDTASVASLCAIAAAREAVAEHRFREEGMAGGPRLRLYTSEQAHSSIEKAGIVLGLGRSGVRKIPTDSAFRMDVAALRRAVAEDRDAGWRPFCVAATVGTTSTTSVDPVPAIAEVCRQEGLWLHVDGAYAGMAAIAPEFRWALDGCDHADSVVINPHKWLFTPIDCSAFYCRRPEVLRAAFSLVPEYLRTAEAEAAGVRDFMDYGIQLGRRFRALKLWMVIRYFGWEGLAARIREHVRLGQLLASWIDGDPEFERLAPTPFSTVCFRARPRGVPPDRLDEVNAALLDAVNATGDAFLSHTRLRGAFTLRFAIGHIRTGESHVRAAWNLLRRELRRLTEPR; encoded by the coding sequence ATGGCCGGTGAGGGACTGTTCGGCGACATGCCGGCGGAGGAGTTCGAGGAGTACGGGCGCCGGGTCGTGGCCTGGGCCGCGGACTATCTCGCCCACCCCGAGCGATATCCCGTCCTGGCGCGGACCCGCCCCGGAGCGATCAAAGCCGCGCTGCCCGCGGAGCCGCCCCGTCGCGGTGAGCCGATGGACCGCATCCTGGCGGATTTCGAACAGGTGCTGCTGCCCGGCATCACGCACTGGAATCACCCGGCCTTCTTCGCGTACTTTGCCATCACCGGATCGGCGCCGGGGATCCTGGGAGAACTGCTGGCGGCCGCGCTCAACGTGAACGCCATGCTCTGGAAGACCTCGCCCGCCGCCACCGAACTCGAGGAGGTCGCCCTGAACTGGCTTCGCCAGATGGTCGGGCTCCCCGAGGGGTTCATGGGGATCATCATGGACACCGCCTCCGTGGCCAGCCTCTGCGCCATCGCTGCGGCGCGCGAAGCGGTGGCCGAGCACCGGTTCCGGGAGGAAGGGATGGCCGGCGGGCCGCGGTTGCGGCTGTACACCTCGGAGCAGGCCCACTCCTCCATCGAGAAGGCGGGGATCGTGCTGGGCCTGGGGCGATCGGGCGTGCGCAAGATCCCCACCGACAGCGCGTTCCGCATGGACGTGGCGGCGCTCCGTCGGGCCGTGGCCGAGGACCGGGACGCCGGGTGGCGGCCGTTCTGCGTGGCGGCGACGGTGGGCACGACCTCGACGACGAGCGTGGATCCCGTGCCGGCCATCGCCGAGGTCTGCCGTCAGGAAGGCCTGTGGCTCCATGTGGACGGCGCCTACGCCGGCATGGCGGCGATCGCGCCGGAGTTCCGGTGGGCGCTCGACGGCTGCGACCACGCCGATTCGGTGGTGATCAACCCGCACAAGTGGCTGTTCACCCCTATTGACTGCAGCGCGTTCTACTGTCGGCGGCCGGAGGTGCTGCGTGCGGCGTTCAGCCTCGTGCCCGAGTACCTGCGCACCGCAGAGGCAGAGGCCGCCGGCGTGCGGGACTTTATGGACTACGGCATCCAGTTGGGCCGCCGCTTCCGGGCCCTGAAGCTGTGGATGGTGATCCGCTACTTCGGCTGGGAAGGGCTGGCGGCGCGGATCCGCGAGCACGTCCGGCTGGGGCAGCTCCTGGCGTCGTGGATCGACGGGGACCCGGAGTTCGAACGCCTGGCCCCCACGCCCTTCAGCACCGTCTGCTTCCGGGCCCGCCCCCGAGGCGTGCCCCCGGACCGGCTGGATGAGGTGAATGCGGCGCTGCTCGACGCCGTGAACGCGACCGGGGACGCTTTCCTGTCCCACACCCGCCTGCGCGGAGCCTTCACGCTGCGCTTCGCCATCGGTCACATCCGCACCGGAGAGAGCCACGTCCGCGCCGCCTGGAACCTCCTCCGCCGCGAACTCCGTCGGCTGACCGAGCCCCGCTAG
- a CDS encoding HDIG domain-containing protein translates to MTRDEAWQLVCEWIHNPNLRKHLLASEAAMRAYARKFGEDEELWGVIGLLHDLDYERCPSQEAGHPFVGVEELRRRGVPEMWTRAILSHAEYTGVPRQTRLEKALYAVDELVGFITAVAYVRPNRSLAEVDVQAVRKKLKDKAFARGVSREDVLRGAEELGIPLEEHIAFVIEALRAIAPELGL, encoded by the coding sequence ATGACCCGCGACGAGGCCTGGCAACTGGTCTGCGAGTGGATTCACAATCCGAACCTGCGCAAGCACCTCCTGGCCTCCGAGGCCGCGATGCGCGCCTACGCCCGGAAGTTCGGGGAGGACGAGGAGCTGTGGGGAGTGATCGGCCTGCTGCACGACCTGGACTACGAGCGGTGTCCATCGCAGGAGGCCGGCCACCCCTTCGTCGGGGTGGAGGAGCTGCGCCGGCGCGGGGTGCCCGAGATGTGGACGCGGGCCATCCTCTCGCATGCCGAGTACACCGGCGTGCCGCGACAGACGCGGCTGGAGAAGGCGCTCTACGCGGTGGACGAGCTCGTGGGCTTCATCACGGCGGTGGCTTACGTGCGCCCCAACCGGTCGCTGGCTGAGGTCGATGTCCAGGCCGTCCGGAAGAAGCTGAAGGACAAGGCCTTCGCCCGCGGGGTCAGCCGGGAGGATGTGCTCAGAGGGGCGGAGGAACTGGGGATTCCGCTGGAGGAGCACATCGCGTTTGTGATCGAGGCGCTGCGGGCGATTGCGCCGGAGCTGGGGTTGTGA
- a CDS encoding NAD-dependent epimerase/dehydratase family protein: MIPAGGDPAPVLSGRPVLVTGATGFIGSHLAERLLRAGARVRAAVRRPERALQLRSAGAEIRTIDLTAPGTLTGCCDGVEVVFHCAAWLGSPYTREAAYATNVAGTRALAAEALRAGVARFVHLSSIAVYGPVRAGTVTEESPLWRGVELYGDSKIGAEEALGEVAAQGLASVIARPGMVYGPRSRGWTIRLVQWIDRGRPAMVADGGGYARPIFIENLVDALILCAVRPVAGEAFTLIDTNMRWRDYLDRYARMVGKRARAVSPLTSWLIAVADETRSLFTRRPPRVRRTALGYAVSQATFSTEKARRLLGWSPRYSMDEAMEITRTWLTENGYLKPAAGKRP, translated from the coding sequence GTGATTCCCGCAGGTGGCGATCCGGCGCCCGTCCTCTCCGGCCGCCCCGTCCTCGTCACCGGGGCCACCGGGTTCATCGGCAGTCATCTCGCCGAGCGCCTGCTGCGGGCGGGCGCGAGGGTCCGCGCGGCGGTGCGCCGCCCCGAGCGCGCCCTCCAGCTGCGCTCGGCGGGAGCGGAGATCAGGACGATCGATCTCACCGCTCCCGGGACGCTCACCGGATGCTGCGACGGCGTCGAAGTGGTCTTTCACTGCGCGGCCTGGCTCGGATCTCCCTACACCCGGGAGGCGGCCTACGCCACCAATGTGGCCGGAACGCGGGCCCTGGCGGCGGAAGCGCTGCGCGCCGGCGTGGCGCGCTTCGTCCACCTCAGTTCAATCGCTGTGTACGGCCCCGTGCGCGCGGGAACCGTCACGGAAGAGAGCCCGCTGTGGCGAGGCGTGGAGCTGTACGGGGACAGCAAGATCGGGGCCGAAGAGGCGCTGGGTGAGGTGGCCGCGCAGGGACTTGCCTCGGTGATCGCCCGCCCGGGGATGGTCTACGGGCCGCGCTCGCGGGGGTGGACGATCCGCCTGGTGCAGTGGATCGACCGGGGGCGCCCCGCCATGGTCGCCGACGGCGGCGGGTACGCCCGGCCGATCTTCATCGAGAACCTGGTGGACGCGTTGATCCTCTGCGCCGTCCGCCCGGTGGCCGGCGAGGCCTTCACGCTGATCGACACCAATATGCGCTGGCGCGACTACCTCGACCGGTACGCCCGGATGGTCGGAAAGCGGGCGCGTGCCGTCTCGCCCCTCACCAGCTGGTTGATCGCCGTCGCCGACGAGACGCGGTCCCTCTTTACCCGTCGGCCGCCGAGGGTCCGCCGAACCGCGCTGGGATACGCGGTCAGCCAGGCCACATTCAGCACGGAGAAGGCCCGGCGCCTGCTCGGCTGGTCGCCGCGCTACTCCATGGATGAGGCGATGGAGATCACCCGGACCTGGCTGACCGAGAACGGCTATCTGAAACCCGCGGCCGGCAAGCGCCCGTAG
- a CDS encoding ParB/RepB/Spo0J family partition protein — MPDNPQLPSESRRRGLGKGLGALIPGAEAAGGERPAEIPLRQLNANPLQPRQAVDPQEMAGLVDSIRRHGVLQPIVVRPSSGGFEVVAGERRWRAAEAAGLSTIPAVVRSLTDQEALELALVENLQREDLNPMERARAYRRLISDFGLKQEDVAERVGKSQPSVANSLRLLNLPPQIQASLESGRITEGHARALLSAGTEAAMLRLWERVERRGLSVRETEQLARAAISREIRPRSRARDPQLMTVEQDLSRRYATKVSVDGTRTRGRLAFEYYSEEDLQRLLDLLLG; from the coding sequence GTGCCGGACAACCCGCAGTTGCCGAGTGAATCGCGCCGCCGCGGATTGGGAAAGGGTCTGGGGGCCCTGATCCCCGGAGCAGAGGCGGCCGGCGGGGAGCGTCCGGCGGAGATCCCACTGAGACAGTTGAACGCCAATCCCCTCCAGCCCAGGCAGGCGGTCGATCCCCAGGAGATGGCCGGTCTCGTGGATTCCATCCGTCGTCACGGGGTGCTGCAGCCCATCGTGGTGCGGCCGTCGTCCGGGGGATTCGAGGTCGTCGCCGGGGAGCGGCGGTGGAGGGCCGCCGAGGCAGCAGGACTGAGTACGATTCCGGCCGTCGTGAGGAGTCTGACCGACCAGGAGGCGCTTGAGCTGGCGTTGGTCGAGAACCTCCAGCGGGAAGACCTCAACCCCATGGAGCGGGCCAGAGCCTATCGGCGCCTGATCAGCGACTTCGGATTGAAGCAGGAAGACGTCGCCGAGCGGGTGGGTAAGAGTCAGCCGTCCGTGGCAAACTCCCTGCGGCTGCTCAACCTCCCTCCGCAGATCCAGGCGAGCCTCGAGTCCGGTCGGATCACAGAGGGCCATGCCAGGGCGCTGCTCTCCGCAGGCACCGAGGCCGCCATGCTGAGGCTCTGGGAACGGGTGGAGCGCCGAGGCCTTTCGGTGAGGGAGACCGAGCAGCTGGCCAGAGCCGCTATTTCCCGTGAAATACGCCCTCGCTCCCGGGCAAGGGATCCCCAGCTGATGACGGTCGAGCAGGATCTCTCCCGTAGGTACGCGACCAAGGTCTCGGTGGACGGGACGAGGACCCGGGGACGCCTGGCCTTCGAGTACTACTCCGAAGAGGACCTGCAAAGACTTCTGGACCTGTTGCTTGGGTAG
- a CDS encoding ParA family protein, whose amino-acid sequence MGRIIAIANQKGGVGKSTTAVNLSAAMALGGLRILLVDMDPQSHATSGVGVAKGAVGVSVYDVLINGLSLASALIPTAIKGLDLAPGSIHLAGAEVELASIHSREYRLRDSLRQARDWYEAVFIDCPPSLGLLTINALVASDEILIPLQCEYYALEGLAQLMESVNLIRRNLNPRLRVGGVLLTMYDARTNLSEQVAAEVRRYFPGEVFQTVIPRSVRLAEAPSFGQPVVTYDPASKGAQAYMALAEEVRSRAGQPAVAE is encoded by the coding sequence GTGGGACGCATCATCGCGATTGCCAATCAGAAAGGCGGCGTGGGAAAGTCCACGACGGCGGTCAATCTGTCTGCCGCCATGGCCCTTGGGGGCCTGCGCATCCTGCTGGTGGACATGGATCCCCAGTCTCACGCCACGAGCGGCGTCGGAGTGGCGAAAGGGGCCGTGGGGGTTTCGGTGTACGATGTGCTCATCAACGGACTGTCCCTGGCATCAGCCCTGATTCCGACGGCCATCAAGGGCCTGGACCTCGCTCCCGGGAGCATCCATCTGGCCGGAGCCGAGGTCGAGCTGGCCTCCATTCACTCCCGGGAGTACCGCCTCAGGGACAGCCTCCGTCAGGCCCGTGACTGGTACGAAGCCGTCTTCATCGATTGCCCTCCTTCCCTCGGTCTGCTCACGATCAACGCGCTGGTGGCCTCGGACGAGATCCTCATCCCGCTGCAGTGCGAATACTATGCGCTGGAGGGGCTGGCCCAGCTGATGGAGTCCGTGAACCTGATCCGGCGGAACCTGAACCCCCGGCTGCGCGTCGGAGGAGTCCTGCTGACGATGTACGATGCGCGCACCAATCTTTCCGAGCAGGTGGCCGCCGAGGTGCGCCGATACTTCCCCGGCGAGGTGTTCCAGACGGTGATCCCCCGCAGCGTCCGGCTGGCCGAGGCTCCGTCCTTCGGGCAGCCCGTCGTGACCTACGATCCAGCATCGAAGGGAGCCCAGGCCTACATGGCCCTGGCGGAAGAGGTGAGGAGTCGTGCCGGACAACCCGCAGTTGCCGAGTGA